From the genome of Verrucomicrobiia bacterium, one region includes:
- the rny gene encoding ribonuclease Y has translation MSLVWNILAVLAGGAAGAALSAMILISRNRQRLAQHQREAVAALEKERATARQEIVQIQTQTNQDAVTRRQELDQREKYLAERESLLNTQLNRVLQSEEQAKQQRELLDQKQAQLEQSQAGLRQLTEQRRQQLEKLSGVSGEAARAQFLKEVEQESLADAANISRHILEDAKAHAEEKARKIIITAVQRYAGNQAIECSSATIILQSSDIKGRIIGREGRNIRAFENATGVTVLIDDEAGAVTLSAFDPVRREIAREAMARLIQDGRIHPTRIEEVVQEVKSEMEDTIIRKGEEAAARAGVTLLNPELTKYLGKLFFRQSYAQNQLDHSVEVAQLAGLMAAELGLDAPTARRAGLLHDIGKALTHEVEGPHAIVGADLIQRYGESPVIVNCVASHHNDIAPIGPWGLLVSAADAISASRPGARSESLTTYLKRIEELEQIGLGFSGVEKCFALQAGRELRVFVQPQNISDEQAFSLARRIAGKIEAELQYPGQIRVTVIREVRCIEVAK, from the coding sequence ATGAGCTTGGTCTGGAATATATTGGCAGTACTGGCCGGCGGCGCCGCGGGCGCGGCTTTGAGCGCGATGATTCTTATCTCCAGGAATCGTCAACGGCTGGCCCAACACCAGCGTGAAGCGGTGGCCGCATTGGAAAAGGAGCGCGCGACGGCGCGACAGGAAATCGTTCAAATCCAGACGCAAACCAATCAGGACGCCGTTACGCGGCGCCAGGAACTGGATCAGCGCGAGAAATATCTGGCCGAACGCGAATCTCTGCTCAACACCCAGTTGAATCGAGTGCTTCAATCCGAGGAGCAGGCCAAACAACAGCGGGAGCTCTTGGACCAGAAGCAAGCTCAGTTGGAGCAGAGCCAGGCCGGGCTGCGGCAGCTTACGGAACAGCGGCGCCAGCAATTGGAAAAACTTTCCGGCGTCAGCGGTGAAGCCGCCCGGGCTCAATTTCTCAAGGAGGTGGAGCAAGAATCCCTGGCCGATGCGGCCAATATTTCCCGGCACATTTTGGAAGACGCCAAGGCTCACGCCGAGGAAAAGGCGCGGAAAATCATCATCACGGCCGTCCAACGCTATGCGGGGAATCAGGCCATTGAATGTTCCTCGGCCACCATCATCCTGCAAAGCTCAGACATTAAGGGCCGCATCATCGGGCGTGAAGGTCGAAACATTCGCGCTTTTGAAAACGCCACTGGCGTCACCGTGTTGATTGATGACGAGGCGGGAGCGGTGACGTTGTCCGCGTTTGATCCGGTGCGCCGTGAAATCGCGCGTGAGGCGATGGCGCGATTGATCCAAGACGGACGCATTCATCCCACCCGCATTGAGGAAGTCGTGCAAGAGGTCAAGTCGGAGATGGAGGATACCATTATCCGCAAGGGCGAAGAAGCGGCGGCGCGGGCCGGGGTCACTTTGCTGAACCCCGAACTGACCAAGTACCTTGGCAAACTTTTCTTCCGGCAAAGCTACGCGCAAAATCAACTTGATCATTCCGTCGAGGTTGCGCAGTTGGCCGGCCTGATGGCGGCGGAGTTGGGTCTGGACGCGCCGACCGCTCGCCGCGCGGGGTTGCTGCACGATATTGGCAAGGCGTTGACGCATGAAGTCGAAGGACCGCATGCCATCGTGGGCGCTGATCTGATCCAACGCTATGGTGAAAGTCCCGTCATTGTGAACTGCGTCGCTTCGCACCATAACGACATTGCTCCGATTGGTCCGTGGGGACTGTTGGTCAGTGCGGCGGATGCAATCAGCGCTTCCCGCCCGGGAGCGCGATCAGAAAGTCTGACCACTTACCTCAAGCGGATCGAAGAACTGGAGCAGATCGGTCTCGGCTTTTCCGGCGTTGAAAAATGTTTTGCGCTACAGGCGGGACGAGAGTTGCGGGTGTTCGTGCAGCCGCAGAATATCAGTGACGAACAAGCTTTCAGTCTGGCGCGGCGCATTGCTGGAAAAATTGAAGCCGAACTGCAATATCCGGGACAGATTCGGGTCACCGTCATCCGGGAAGTCCGGTGCATTGAAGTTGCCAAATGA
- the pgsA gene encoding CDP-diacylglycerol--glycerol-3-phosphate 3-phosphatidyltransferase: MNLPNKLTISRFVLTGAFLWAMLSRSALNDTLALIFFCIASLTDFLDGRIARARNLITNFGVLMDPLADKILTCSAFIALAERHAYSLVHGDLPAVFTIGNHPIYAKVEAWMVIIIVARELGITGLRLLAASKNVVLAAEGYGKHKTISQIAAIIALLVMDAYGEWWPWLHNLFSPWTPFFALAVLWLTVLLTATSGILYLWRNRQLYLNDM, from the coding sequence ATGAACCTGCCGAATAAATTAACCATCTCGCGGTTCGTGCTCACGGGCGCGTTTTTGTGGGCGATGCTTTCGCGTTCGGCATTGAACGACACCTTGGCACTGATTTTCTTTTGCATTGCCAGCCTCACCGATTTTCTTGATGGCCGCATTGCCCGCGCCCGCAACTTAATCACCAACTTCGGGGTGCTGATGGACCCGTTGGCCGATAAAATTTTAACCTGCTCCGCGTTCATCGCGTTGGCCGAGCGACATGCTTACAGCCTGGTGCATGGCGATCTGCCCGCCGTATTCACCATCGGTAATCATCCCATTTACGCCAAGGTTGAGGCTTGGATGGTCATCATCATTGTCGCGCGGGAATTGGGGATTACCGGATTACGATTATTGGCGGCATCCAAGAATGTCGTGCTGGCGGCTGAGGGTTATGGCAAACACAAAACGATTTCGCAAATCGCCGCGATTATCGCCCTGCTGGTGATGGATGCCTACGGTGAATGGTGGCCCTGGTTGCACAACTTATTCAGTCCGTGGACTCCGTTCTTTGCGTTGGCCGTGCTCTGGTTGACCGTGCTGCTGACGGCAACCTCAGGCATCCTTTATCTCTGGCGGAACCGGCAGCTTTACTTGAACGATATGTGA
- the zwf gene encoding glucose-6-phosphate dehydrogenase, with the protein MNSVELENPAANRLDSQRKVVDPCSIVIFGASGDLTARKLVPAFYHLFKEHQLSAAFRIVGFARRDKTDASFRAELREALDVFSRTKPVDDEVWAAFAEHIFYCRGDLTDREAYRKLERQLASFNPAELRNNLLFYLAISPSQFGEAVENLHQTGMLKPPGPGGWQRIVVEKPFGHDLASAHALNNELTRYAHEAQVFRIDHYLGKETVQNILMFRFSNSIFERLWSRDSVDHVQITVSEQHAVGTRGGYYEEAGAMRDMLQNHMLQVLSLVAMEPPVSLEAEAIRDEKVKLLKSIRPFTPESVARQVVRGQYFAGVIEGKPQVGYRQEAKVKPDSNVETYVAAKLFIDNWRWSGVPFYLRTGKCLPLGASEVRVQFRPTPNVLFSAASNGMLDPNSLTLRLQPNEGITLRFNGKIPGPRVGARPVRMHFSYDSEFGAYTPEAYERLLLEAIVGDATLFIRRDEVEAAWQIVDSIRQTWDGKPLSNREFYAAGTWGPIAAEELLAQAGHVWRDPQPIK; encoded by the coding sequence GTGAATAGTGTCGAATTGGAGAATCCCGCCGCCAACCGTCTGGACAGTCAACGCAAAGTGGTGGACCCGTGTTCCATCGTGATTTTTGGGGCGAGCGGTGACTTGACCGCCCGCAAGCTTGTCCCCGCGTTTTACCATCTGTTTAAAGAACACCAACTGTCAGCGGCCTTCCGGATCGTCGGTTTTGCGCGCCGGGACAAGACCGATGCCTCCTTCCGAGCTGAATTGAGGGAAGCGCTCGACGTATTTTCCCGCACGAAACCGGTGGATGATGAGGTTTGGGCGGCGTTCGCCGAACATATTTTCTATTGCCGGGGTGATTTGACGGATCGGGAAGCCTATCGGAAGCTCGAACGGCAACTGGCTTCCTTCAATCCCGCCGAGTTGCGGAATAATCTCCTCTTTTACCTCGCCATTTCGCCCAGCCAATTCGGTGAAGCGGTGGAAAATCTGCATCAGACCGGCATGCTCAAACCCCCCGGTCCCGGCGGCTGGCAACGTATTGTCGTGGAAAAACCCTTCGGCCACGACCTGGCTTCAGCCCACGCATTGAACAATGAATTGACCCGTTACGCGCACGAGGCGCAGGTTTTTCGCATTGATCACTATCTTGGTAAGGAAACGGTGCAAAACATTTTGATGTTCCGCTTTTCCAACTCCATTTTTGAACGCCTCTGGAGTCGTGATTCCGTTGATCACGTCCAAATTACCGTCAGTGAGCAACACGCCGTCGGCACGCGCGGCGGTTACTACGAGGAAGCGGGAGCCATGCGCGACATGCTGCAAAACCACATGCTCCAGGTATTATCGCTCGTGGCCATGGAGCCCCCCGTTTCGCTGGAAGCCGAGGCCATTCGCGACGAGAAGGTCAAGCTGCTCAAATCCATTCGCCCGTTCACGCCGGAAAGCGTCGCGCGCCAGGTGGTGCGCGGACAATACTTTGCGGGAGTGATCGAAGGAAAACCCCAGGTGGGCTATCGGCAGGAAGCCAAAGTCAAACCGGATTCCAACGTGGAAACCTACGTGGCCGCCAAATTGTTCATTGATAATTGGCGCTGGAGCGGCGTGCCATTTTATCTGCGCACCGGCAAATGCCTGCCGCTGGGAGCGAGCGAAGTGCGGGTGCAATTTCGTCCCACGCCCAACGTGCTGTTTTCCGCCGCCAGTAACGGGATGCTCGATCCAAACTCGCTGACGCTGCGGCTGCAACCAAACGAAGGCATCACGCTGCGGTTCAACGGGAAAATTCCTGGACCTCGCGTCGGCGCGCGCCCCGTGCGGATGCACTTCAGCTACGATTCGGAATTCGGCGCGTACACGCCGGAAGCCTACGAACGGCTGCTCTTGGAAGCCATCGTTGGCGATGCAACGCTGTTTATTCGCCGCGACGAAGTGGAAGCCGCCTGGCAAATTGTGGATTCCATCCGGCAGACCTGGGATGGCAAACCACTGTCGAACCGCGAGTTTTACGCCGCCGGCACCTGGGGACCAATTGCCGCGGAAGAACTGCTGGCGCAGGCCGGTCACGTCTGGCGTGATCCACAACCCATCAAATAG
- a CDS encoding MMPL family transporter — MNPSAPETLFARFLTGWARRVIQRPRWFVIPQLGLFVACIFYTATHLQFDTNRSTLVGANKRYHHNFLQYKKDFAVRDDLAVIVESDNPEKNRQFVERLGAKVEAATIALPISPGALETRATNLYTRIFYKGDLKLLGNKALLFVAEDKLVGLQETIEEYRPLIQPFTQTSNLVSLINLINRRFANAKPEASAENDALVKALPALERIIAQATASLQRGGVPPSPGVFALFDASPEAEQSIYLTYADGQIYLLTAQPLTEDLNHEAIQRLRELIAETKLEVPGVNVGLTGESVLELDELRQSQQDTTVASIISLIVCALIFIYGYHQTGRPLKATACLIVGIGYTLGFTTLVIGHLNILTITFVPILIGLAIDFGVHLVTRYEEELRHGKSPEAAITLALVFTGQGIFTGAFTTAGAFLAMAFTDFRGIQEMGIICGGGLLVCLIPMTTLLPVWLLRGRQNVIDHAHANQPERRAHLERFWLQRPLGTIVVIGCLSVAGLTQVPKVFFDYNLLHMQSAGLPAVEFQEKLLHATSKPTGSTTNTNESGRSVLFAVMVTDSLTNAVALQHRVEQLGSVARVESIAPLLADEATRKLQLIGEIKAAVQSLNFQATDPNPAQLADLSRSLFALGGFAKLAVQQINDPHSETSQQLTSLGRAIERLRVEMLRGSSEDQTQAALKLGNYQRALFDDLRDTFDALKQQDNRGRLRIADLPETIRDRFVSVNGRKFLLQVYPQKDVWQHDNQKQFVEDLRTLDPDVTGTPVQLLEYITLLKESYEHAALYSLGAIALLILIHFRSIGSVILALLPVAIGSLWLAGVMGGFHLSLNPANIMLLPLVLGIGVTNGIHILNRFAEEHTPSILGKSTGKAVLVSGLTTIAGFGSLMVAQHRGIASLGLVMAIGVAACMIVALTFLPAVLTLLLRRTTDKNQPSGDNAQSPLGREEPR, encoded by the coding sequence ATGAATCCTTCCGCTCCCGAGACGTTGTTCGCCCGGTTTTTGACGGGGTGGGCACGGCGGGTGATTCAGCGGCCCCGCTGGTTTGTCATTCCCCAGTTGGGATTGTTCGTCGCCTGCATCTTTTACACCGCCACGCATCTGCAGTTTGACACCAACCGCAGCACGTTGGTTGGCGCGAACAAACGCTACCATCACAATTTTCTCCAATACAAAAAAGACTTCGCCGTGCGGGACGATCTGGCGGTGATCGTCGAAAGCGATAATCCCGAAAAAAACCGGCAATTCGTCGAACGCCTGGGCGCCAAGGTTGAAGCGGCCACCATCGCCCTTCCGATCAGTCCCGGCGCGCTGGAAACCCGCGCCACCAACCTGTACACGCGGATTTTCTACAAGGGCGATCTGAAACTGCTCGGCAACAAGGCGCTGCTGTTCGTTGCCGAGGACAAGTTGGTGGGGCTACAGGAAACCATCGAGGAATACCGTCCGCTCATTCAGCCGTTCACGCAGACCTCCAATCTGGTTTCGCTTATCAACCTGATCAATCGGCGGTTTGCCAACGCCAAGCCGGAAGCCAGTGCGGAGAACGATGCCTTGGTCAAGGCGCTGCCGGCGCTGGAACGAATCATCGCGCAAGCCACCGCCTCATTACAGCGCGGCGGCGTACCGCCTTCTCCGGGCGTGTTTGCGTTGTTCGACGCCAGCCCGGAGGCGGAACAGAGCATCTATCTCACCTATGCGGACGGACAGATTTACCTGCTGACGGCCCAACCACTGACGGAGGATTTGAACCACGAAGCCATTCAGCGTCTGCGCGAGTTGATCGCTGAAACCAAACTGGAAGTCCCCGGAGTCAACGTCGGTCTCACGGGTGAATCGGTGCTCGAACTGGATGAGTTGCGGCAATCACAACAAGACACCACGGTGGCCAGCATCATCTCGCTCATTGTCTGCGCGTTGATTTTTATTTACGGCTATCACCAAACCGGGCGGCCACTGAAAGCCACCGCGTGTTTGATCGTGGGCATCGGTTACACCCTGGGTTTCACTACGCTGGTCATTGGCCACTTGAACATTCTCACCATCACGTTCGTGCCCATTCTTATTGGCCTGGCGATTGATTTTGGCGTGCATCTGGTTACGCGATACGAGGAGGAACTGCGGCACGGCAAATCACCGGAAGCGGCGATCACGTTGGCGTTGGTCTTTACCGGACAAGGCATTTTCACCGGCGCTTTCACCACGGCGGGCGCGTTTCTGGCCATGGCATTCACGGATTTTCGCGGCATTCAGGAAATGGGCATCATCTGCGGCGGCGGTCTGTTGGTGTGTTTGATTCCGATGACCACGCTGTTGCCGGTGTGGTTGTTGCGGGGGCGGCAGAATGTGATTGATCACGCTCATGCCAATCAACCGGAGCGGCGCGCACATCTGGAACGGTTTTGGTTGCAGCGGCCCCTGGGCACGATCGTCGTGATCGGTTGTCTTTCCGTGGCTGGTTTGACTCAGGTGCCGAAAGTCTTTTTTGATTACAACCTGCTTCACATGCAGAGCGCGGGTTTGCCCGCGGTGGAATTTCAGGAAAAATTGCTGCACGCGACTTCCAAGCCCACGGGCTCGACAACCAACACCAACGAGTCGGGACGTTCGGTGTTGTTCGCGGTCATGGTCACCGATTCCCTTACCAACGCGGTGGCCTTGCAACATCGCGTGGAGCAACTGGGCTCCGTGGCACGCGTGGAATCCATTGCTCCGCTGTTGGCTGATGAAGCCACGCGAAAACTTCAGCTCATCGGCGAAATCAAAGCCGCAGTGCAGTCGCTCAATTTTCAGGCGACCGATCCGAATCCGGCGCAACTGGCGGATCTGAGTCGCAGCCTGTTCGCCTTGGGCGGGTTCGCAAAATTGGCGGTCCAACAAATCAACGATCCCCACTCGGAAACCAGTCAGCAGTTGACCTCACTCGGTCGGGCGATTGAAAGACTGCGGGTCGAGATGCTGCGCGGTTCATCCGAAGACCAGACCCAGGCCGCCCTCAAGCTCGGAAATTATCAGCGCGCTCTGTTTGACGATCTGCGCGACACCTTCGACGCCCTGAAGCAGCAGGATAACCGTGGCCGCCTGCGCATTGCCGATTTGCCGGAAACCATTCGCGACCGTTTCGTCAGCGTCAACGGCCGGAAATTTCTGCTGCAGGTCTATCCTCAGAAAGATGTCTGGCAGCACGACAATCAAAAGCAATTTGTCGAAGACCTGCGCACGCTCGACCCGGACGTTACGGGCACCCCGGTGCAATTGCTGGAATACATCACTTTGTTGAAGGAGAGTTACGAACACGCCGCGCTTTATTCGCTGGGCGCCATCGCGCTGCTCATCCTGATTCATTTCCGCAGTATCGGTTCGGTGATTCTGGCGTTGCTGCCGGTGGCGATCGGCAGTCTTTGGTTGGCCGGAGTGATGGGCGGTTTCCACCTTTCGTTGAATCCCGCCAACATCATGCTGCTGCCATTGGTGTTGGGAATTGGCGTGACGAACGGCATCCACATCCTGAATCGCTTTGCCGAGGAGCACACGCCCAGCATTCTTGGCAAGAGCACTGGCAAGGCGGTCCTGGTATCGGGACTGACCACGATTGCCGGTTTCGGCAGTTTGATGGTCGCCCAACATCGCGGCATCGCCAGTCTGGGCCTGGTCATGGCCATCGGTGTGGCGGCTTGCATGATTGTGGCATTGACCTTTCTGCCCGCCGTATTAACCCTGTTACTCCGACGAACCACGGACAAGAATCAACCCAGTGGCGACAATGCACAATCACCACTGGGTCGAGAGGAACCGAGATGA
- a CDS encoding YbjQ family protein: MNQTHPLTTTAFDLPGFRTAKSLGVVRGVVVRSRSVIGNFGASIQTLFGGNITIYTDLCERTREEAFNIMLAHAGALGANAVIGVRYDATEIGSGITEVICYGTAVVVEAGVPM; encoded by the coding sequence ATGAACCAAACCCATCCATTGACGACGACGGCCTTCGACCTGCCCGGCTTTCGCACGGCGAAATCGCTGGGCGTCGTGCGCGGGGTCGTGGTGCGTTCGCGCTCGGTGATCGGTAATTTCGGCGCGAGCATCCAGACGTTGTTTGGCGGCAACATCACGATTTACACCGACTTGTGCGAGCGGACGCGTGAAGAGGCGTTCAACATCATGTTGGCGCACGCCGGGGCGTTGGGCGCCAACGCCGTGATCGGGGTGCGTTATGACGCCACCGAAATCGGATCGGGCATTACCGAGGTCATTTGCTATGGAACGGCGGTGGTGGTGGAAGCGGGCGTCCCCATGTAA
- a CDS encoding helix-turn-helix domain-containing protein, giving the protein MSTVAEQLRTAREARNLSINEVAEITKIRTDHIRALEEGNFDVFVAPVYIRGFTRTYATLLKLEVPAVIKALEVELSRTEKFAEPPSLSDTDKSVVNFLTLQLSKLNLHRRELLVGVGIVVAVMVVIFVLRQQRKPATQPVVPPARVQTAPQNSGQTLPLPDRAPARR; this is encoded by the coding sequence ATGTCAACGGTTGCTGAACAATTACGCACCGCGCGCGAAGCTCGGAATCTTTCGATCAACGAGGTGGCGGAAATAACCAAAATCCGCACCGATCATATTCGCGCGCTCGAAGAAGGCAACTTTGATGTCTTCGTCGCGCCGGTTTATATCCGCGGTTTTACCCGGACTTACGCGACTCTATTGAAACTGGAGGTGCCGGCGGTGATCAAGGCGCTGGAGGTGGAGTTGAGTCGCACCGAAAAATTCGCCGAGCCGCCGTCGTTATCGGATACTGATAAAAGCGTCGTCAATTTCCTCACGCTCCAACTCTCGAAATTGAATCTGCACCGGCGCGAACTGTTGGTGGGCGTGGGAATTGTCGTTGCTGTGATGGTGGTCATCTTTGTGTTGCGCCAACAACGCAAGCCGGCAACGCAACCGGTGGTGCCGCCGGCGCGCGTGCAAACAGCGCCGCAGAATTCCGGACAAACCTTGCCGCTGCCCGATCGCGCTCCCGCGCGACGCTGA
- the rimO gene encoding 30S ribosomal protein S12 methylthiotransferase RimO, which translates to MLGALLKDGVEVTNDPVQADVVIVNTCSFIDSAQEESVDAILESAEVREAGNRQQGLIVSGCLSQRFRNELPELFPEVDVFMGIDQVTQVTQIVRQAHQHRKEKINGLRPASRVRKSKITAQLAKFENQSEQARHGDEPAIRGTDQFGHTKTVVGLNKTKQYFTSAAAPILEVTARPTYIPDYATPRFRLTPRHFAYVKIAEGCNHPCSFCLIPRMRGSHRSRSQSDIVAEARALLASGVKELNLISQDSTYYGLDLRPNHSRAISSPEKFSSVAKTLPANATTICTLLRELNALPGDFWIRLLYTHPAHWTDELIQTIRECPKVARYVDIPLQHIHDNMLERMRRETSKQFIMDLLQRIRAGIPGIALRTTFIVGFPGETKAYFDELVQFITETKFERLGVFAYSQQTGTRAGAMAGQIPTRLKQQRRKLAMAAQHKIAREVSEAFVGRTLKVLIESKASAKQLATANVSSWEHGLIREHDTSGVKLSTGEFLVARGEADAPDIDGRVYIRGELPIGEFASVKIVGHTDYDLIAQPA; encoded by the coding sequence ATGCTTGGCGCACTCCTCAAAGATGGCGTTGAAGTCACTAACGATCCGGTACAGGCCGACGTGGTGATCGTCAATACTTGTTCCTTCATTGATTCTGCGCAGGAGGAGAGTGTGGATGCCATTCTCGAATCCGCCGAGGTGCGCGAAGCCGGCAATCGCCAGCAAGGACTGATCGTGTCCGGGTGTCTTTCACAGCGGTTCCGCAATGAATTGCCCGAACTATTCCCGGAAGTTGACGTGTTCATGGGTATTGACCAAGTCACCCAAGTTACACAAATCGTCCGGCAGGCGCATCAACATCGGAAAGAAAAGATCAATGGATTGCGCCCAGCGAGCCGGGTTCGAAAATCCAAGATTACTGCGCAACTGGCGAAATTTGAAAATCAGTCGGAGCAGGCTCGACATGGCGATGAACCTGCCATCCGCGGCACTGACCAATTTGGCCATACGAAAACGGTCGTCGGACTGAATAAAACCAAACAATACTTCACGTCGGCGGCCGCGCCCATCTTGGAGGTCACGGCCCGCCCAACCTACATTCCGGATTACGCGACCCCCCGCTTCCGTTTGACGCCCCGGCACTTTGCTTATGTGAAAATCGCCGAGGGCTGCAACCATCCCTGCAGCTTTTGTTTGATTCCACGGATGCGTGGTTCGCATCGCAGTCGTTCACAAAGTGATATTGTGGCGGAAGCCCGGGCGCTTTTGGCCAGCGGCGTAAAAGAGCTGAATTTGATTTCGCAAGACTCGACCTACTACGGTCTGGATCTGCGTCCAAACCATAGTCGCGCCATCTCATCGCCGGAAAAATTCAGTTCCGTGGCAAAAACACTTCCTGCGAACGCCACCACAATTTGCACATTGCTTCGCGAACTCAACGCCCTGCCTGGTGATTTCTGGATTCGCTTGCTTTACACCCATCCCGCGCACTGGACCGACGAGTTGATCCAGACCATTCGTGAATGTCCCAAAGTGGCTCGTTACGTGGATATTCCACTACAGCACATTCACGACAACATGCTGGAACGTATGCGGCGTGAAACTTCCAAACAGTTTATCATGGATCTGCTCCAACGCATCCGTGCGGGCATTCCCGGCATCGCGTTGCGCACAACTTTTATCGTTGGCTTTCCCGGTGAAACCAAAGCTTACTTTGATGAACTGGTGCAGTTTATCACTGAAACCAAATTTGAGCGGCTGGGCGTCTTTGCGTATTCCCAACAAACTGGAACGCGCGCCGGGGCGATGGCGGGGCAGATTCCAACCCGGCTCAAACAACAGCGCCGCAAACTCGCCATGGCGGCACAACACAAAATTGCCCGAGAAGTTTCAGAAGCATTTGTCGGCCGCACCCTCAAGGTGTTGATTGAAAGCAAAGCCAGCGCAAAACAACTGGCGACAGCCAACGTCAGCTCATGGGAGCACGGCTTGATTCGTGAGCACGATACCAGCGGCGTAAAATTATCAACGGGCGAATTCCTGGTGGCGCGCGGAGAAGCGGACGCTCCGGACATTGACGGACGCGTTTATATTCGCGGTGAACTCCCAATTGGCGAATTCGCTTCAGTAAAAATCGTCGGCCACACCGATTACGATCTCATCGCGCAACCCGCATGA
- a CDS encoding 5-formyltetrahydrofolate cyclo-ligase produces the protein MRNDLLQAKATLREQMRTRQFGPSASSQWPDAWCDPLKRADVWQRAQAVLFFAPLPDEPNIWPLLDLALAEKKVCALPGYASQLQGYLARRVVDPASDLVIGKFGIRECAVHCPEIPLNHLDLLLVPGVAFDAQGHRLGRGKGFYDRLLARARGIKCGVAFDEQIVPAVPVGPHDVGLDCILTPTRWIKT, from the coding sequence ATGAGGAACGATCTACTACAAGCAAAAGCGACCCTACGGGAACAGATGCGCACCCGGCAGTTCGGACCGTCGGCCTCCAGCCAATGGCCGGACGCATGGTGCGATCCGCTCAAGCGAGCTGACGTGTGGCAACGCGCGCAAGCCGTGTTGTTTTTTGCTCCGTTACCCGACGAGCCGAATATCTGGCCGTTATTGGATTTGGCGCTTGCTGAAAAAAAGGTCTGCGCCTTGCCGGGTTACGCTTCCCAGCTGCAGGGTTATCTGGCGCGGCGCGTTGTTGATCCCGCGTCCGATTTGGTCATTGGAAAATTCGGCATTCGGGAATGTGCCGTCCATTGTCCAGAAATTCCGCTGAACCATCTGGACTTGCTCTTGGTGCCTGGAGTAGCTTTTGACGCGCAAGGCCACCGGCTGGGTCGTGGCAAAGGTTTTTACGATCGGCTGTTGGCACGCGCGCGAGGCATAAAATGCGGCGTGGCCTTCGATGAGCAGATTGTTCCCGCCGTCCCAGTTGGACCTCACGACGTTGGATTGGATTGCATCTTAACGCCGACGCGCTGGATTAAGACCTGA